Proteins from a genomic interval of Gossypium hirsutum isolate 1008001.06 chromosome A09, Gossypium_hirsutum_v2.1, whole genome shotgun sequence:
- the LOC107889683 gene encoding ribonuclease II, chloroplastic/mitochondrial isoform X1, with the protein MMAVRAVNGGSLFRTAASPPLLTFGCRFRQFSSLPFRRNTELGLRFPFFCCGNQFLGYGGGLSRSVHSLVDCVMEELTAWRSRRRIRATVKLTTSGELLEDKLVNQEIEKGLLLEFKKDSDRVLLGVAQRPDGKKNWMVYDQNGVTSSIRPQQITYIVPGVENFDHAEISKFLQKAQENLDPTLLEIAWVELLEKNASVTAEELAEMIFGSSEPLASYCAHLLLSKDEVYFTVLATKGSRAIYGPRPTGQVHVEELLHKKLAKDAAEKELQDFVQLIVSAKAKPALAKPPKSSWMVDEKIQYKIESLEAYAIDACKSDEQRKTAGMILKAMGLTKTASSALNLLINIGYFPVHVNLDLLKLNILTDHSDEIIAAAESLLSDSSDSDEMNREDLTHLKVYAIDVDEADELDDALSATKLQDGRMKIWIHVADPARYVEPGSMVDREALRRGTSVFLPTGTYPMFPEKLAMEGMSLKQGELCNAVSVSVILHSDGSIAEYSVQNSIIKPTYMLTYESATELLHLNLEEEAELKILSEAAALRLKWRRQQGAIDTSTLEACIKVVNPEDLEPSINLYVENQADPAMRLVSEMMILCGEVVATFGSCNNIPLPYRGQPQSNIDVSAYSHLPEGPVRSSAIVRIMRAAEIDFRKPIRHGVLGLPGYVQFTSPIRRYLDLLAHYQVKAFLKGETPPFSAGQLEGMASIVNMQVRVVRKLSASSLRYWIIEFLRRQPREKKYRALILRFIKDRIAALFVVEVGLQASAWVSIGSQVGDEVEVQVEEAHPRDDVLYLKEVLRN; encoded by the exons ATGATGGCTGTTCGCGCCGTCAACGGTGGTTCTTTGTTTCGTACCGCCGCTTCGCCTCCTCTGTTGACGTTTGGCTGCCGGTTCCGCCAATTCAGCTCCTTACCGTTTCGCCGAAACACTGAGTTAGGGCTTcgatttccttttttttgttgCGGGAATCAGTTTCTAGGATATGGCGGTGGCCTTTCGCGTTCGGTTCATAGTCTCGTTGATTGCGTCATGGAAGAGCTAACAGCTTGGCGCAGTCGCAGAAGAATTCGCGCCACTGTCAA gCTAACGACTAGTGGTGAGCTTCTTGAAGATAAACTTGTCAATCAAGAAATAGAAAAGGGATTGCTGCTGGAGTTTAAGAAGGATTCAGATAGGGTATTGCTCGGAGTTGCTCAGAGGCCTGATGGAAAGAAGAACTGGATGGTGTACGATCAG AATGGTGTCACATCATCTATCAGACCACAACAAATTACATATATTGTTCCAGGTGTAGAAAATTTTGATCATGCTGAGATCTCAAAATTTCTCCAAAAAGCTCAGGAAAACTTG GACCCAACATTGCTTGAGATTGCTTGGGTTGAGCTTCTTGAAAAGAATGCGTCAGTGACAGCAGAAGAATTGGCTGAG ATGATATTTGGTAGTTCAGAGCCTCTTGCGAGCTATTGTGCCCATCTTTTGCTATCAAAAGATGAAGTGTACTTCACTGTGCTTGCAACAAAGGGTTCTCGTGCGATTTATGGGCCTCGACCAACAGGACAAGTACAT GTGGAAGAACTTTTACACAAGAAGCTTGCCAAGGATGCCGCTGAGAAAGAACTTCAGGACTTTGTACAATTAATTGTCTCTGCTAAAGCAAAGCCTGCACTTGCTAAACCTCCCAAATCTTCCTGGATGGTGGATGAGAAAATCCAATACAAAATTGAATCCCTTGAAGCATATGCCATTGATGCCTGCAAAAGTGATGAGCAAAGGAAAACTGCTGGAATG ATCCTGAAGGCAATGGGACTAACAAAAACAGCATCCTCTGCACTAAACCTTCTCATAAACATTGGTTATTTTCCTGTGCATGTCAATCTTGATCTGTTAAAGTTAAACATTCTTACAGATCATTCTGATGAGATTATAGCTGCTGCTGAAAGTCTTCTGTCTGATTCATCTGACTCAGATGAG ATGAACAGAGAGGATCTTACTCATTTGAAGGTTTATGCTATTGATGTTGATGAGGCTGATGAG CTTGATGATGCCTTAAGTGCAACAAAGTTGCAAGATGGCCGTATGAAAATATGGATACATGTTGCAGATCCAGCTAGATATGTTGAACCTGGGAGCATGGTAGACAG GGAAGCACTGAGAAGAGGAACCTCTGTTTTCTTGCCAACTGGCACTTATCCTATGTTTCCTGAGAAACTTGCTATGGAGGGAATGAGTTTGAAACAAGGAGAACTTTGCAATGCGGTCAGTGTCTCTGTTATCCTGCACTCTGATGGCAG CATTGCAGAGTATTCAGTTCAAAACTCGATTATTAAACCAACTTATATGCTGACCTATGAGAGTGCAACTGAGCTGCTTCATTTGAACCTGGAAGAGGAGGCTGAACTGAAGATTCTATCTGAAGCAGCTGCTCTAAGGTTAAAGTGGCGTCGCCAGCAG GGTGCAATTGATACATCCACCCTAGAAGCTTGCATTAAAGTAGTTAACCCAGAAGACCTTGAACCATCAATCAATCTTTATGTTGAAAACCAAGCAGACCCTGCAATGCGGCTTGTTTCTGAGATGATGATACTTTGTGGAGAAGTTGTAGCCACATTTGGATCTTGCAATAACATCCCTTTACCCTATAGAGGACAGCCACAGTCAAATATTGATGTTTCTGCATATTCACATCTTCCTGAAGGGCCAGTTCGAAGCTCTGCCATTGTTAGAATAATGCGTGCAGCTGAAATTGATTTCAGGAAGCCTATTCGTCATGGGGTTCTTGGACTTCCCGGTTATGTTCAGTTTACATCACCCATCCGTAGATATTTAGATCTCCTTGCTCACTATCAG GTGAAGGCATTTCTTAAAGGTGAAACTCCACCTTTTTCAGCTGGTCAGCTAGAAGGGATGGCATCAATAGTAAATATGCAAGTTAGAGTTGTAAGAAAGCTCTCAGCCAGCAGTCTCCGGTATTGGATAATAGAGTTTCTGAGAAGGCAGCCAAGGGAGAAAAAATATCGTGCATTGATCCTTAGATTCATCAAGGACAGGATTGCAGCCTTATTTGTAGTTGAG GTGGGACTTCAGGCATCTGCATGGGTGTCTATAGGATCTCAGGTAGGAGATGAAGTAGAAGTTCAAGTTGAAGAAGCGCATCCTCGCGATGATGTTCTTTACCTTAAGGAGGTTCTTAGAAACTGA
- the LOC107889683 gene encoding ribonuclease II, chloroplastic/mitochondrial isoform X3, with protein sequence MMAVRAVNGGSLFRTAASPPLLTFGCRFRQFSSLPFRRNTELGLRFPFFCCGNQFLGYGGGLSRSVHSLVDCVMEELTAWRSRRRIRATVKLTTSGELLEDKLVNQEIEKGLLLEFKKDSDRVLLGVAQRPDGKKNWMVYDQNGVTSSIRPQQITYIVPGVENFDHAEISKFLQKAQENLDPTLLEIAWVELLEKNASVTAEELAEVEELLHKKLAKDAAEKELQDFVQLIVSAKAKPALAKPPKSSWMVDEKIQYKIESLEAYAIDACKSDEQRKTAGMILKAMGLTKTASSALNLLINIGYFPVHVNLDLLKLNILTDHSDEIIAAAESLLSDSSDSDEMNREDLTHLKVYAIDVDEADELDDALSATKLQDGRMKIWIHVADPARYVEPGSMVDREALRRGTSVFLPTGTYPMFPEKLAMEGMSLKQGELCNAVSVSVILHSDGSIAEYSVQNSIIKPTYMLTYESATELLHLNLEEEAELKILSEAAALRLKWRRQQGAIDTSTLEACIKVVNPEDLEPSINLYVENQADPAMRLVSEMMILCGEVVATFGSCNNIPLPYRGQPQSNIDVSAYSHLPEGPVRSSAIVRIMRAAEIDFRKPIRHGVLGLPGYVQFTSPIRRYLDLLAHYQVKAFLKGETPPFSAGQLEGMASIVNMQVRVVRKLSASSLRYWIIEFLRRQPREKKYRALILRFIKDRIAALFVVEVGLQASAWVSIGSQVGDEVEVQVEEAHPRDDVLYLKEVLRN encoded by the exons ATGATGGCTGTTCGCGCCGTCAACGGTGGTTCTTTGTTTCGTACCGCCGCTTCGCCTCCTCTGTTGACGTTTGGCTGCCGGTTCCGCCAATTCAGCTCCTTACCGTTTCGCCGAAACACTGAGTTAGGGCTTcgatttccttttttttgttgCGGGAATCAGTTTCTAGGATATGGCGGTGGCCTTTCGCGTTCGGTTCATAGTCTCGTTGATTGCGTCATGGAAGAGCTAACAGCTTGGCGCAGTCGCAGAAGAATTCGCGCCACTGTCAA gCTAACGACTAGTGGTGAGCTTCTTGAAGATAAACTTGTCAATCAAGAAATAGAAAAGGGATTGCTGCTGGAGTTTAAGAAGGATTCAGATAGGGTATTGCTCGGAGTTGCTCAGAGGCCTGATGGAAAGAAGAACTGGATGGTGTACGATCAG AATGGTGTCACATCATCTATCAGACCACAACAAATTACATATATTGTTCCAGGTGTAGAAAATTTTGATCATGCTGAGATCTCAAAATTTCTCCAAAAAGCTCAGGAAAACTTG GACCCAACATTGCTTGAGATTGCTTGGGTTGAGCTTCTTGAAAAGAATGCGTCAGTGACAGCAGAAGAATTGGCTGAG GTGGAAGAACTTTTACACAAGAAGCTTGCCAAGGATGCCGCTGAGAAAGAACTTCAGGACTTTGTACAATTAATTGTCTCTGCTAAAGCAAAGCCTGCACTTGCTAAACCTCCCAAATCTTCCTGGATGGTGGATGAGAAAATCCAATACAAAATTGAATCCCTTGAAGCATATGCCATTGATGCCTGCAAAAGTGATGAGCAAAGGAAAACTGCTGGAATG ATCCTGAAGGCAATGGGACTAACAAAAACAGCATCCTCTGCACTAAACCTTCTCATAAACATTGGTTATTTTCCTGTGCATGTCAATCTTGATCTGTTAAAGTTAAACATTCTTACAGATCATTCTGATGAGATTATAGCTGCTGCTGAAAGTCTTCTGTCTGATTCATCTGACTCAGATGAG ATGAACAGAGAGGATCTTACTCATTTGAAGGTTTATGCTATTGATGTTGATGAGGCTGATGAG CTTGATGATGCCTTAAGTGCAACAAAGTTGCAAGATGGCCGTATGAAAATATGGATACATGTTGCAGATCCAGCTAGATATGTTGAACCTGGGAGCATGGTAGACAG GGAAGCACTGAGAAGAGGAACCTCTGTTTTCTTGCCAACTGGCACTTATCCTATGTTTCCTGAGAAACTTGCTATGGAGGGAATGAGTTTGAAACAAGGAGAACTTTGCAATGCGGTCAGTGTCTCTGTTATCCTGCACTCTGATGGCAG CATTGCAGAGTATTCAGTTCAAAACTCGATTATTAAACCAACTTATATGCTGACCTATGAGAGTGCAACTGAGCTGCTTCATTTGAACCTGGAAGAGGAGGCTGAACTGAAGATTCTATCTGAAGCAGCTGCTCTAAGGTTAAAGTGGCGTCGCCAGCAG GGTGCAATTGATACATCCACCCTAGAAGCTTGCATTAAAGTAGTTAACCCAGAAGACCTTGAACCATCAATCAATCTTTATGTTGAAAACCAAGCAGACCCTGCAATGCGGCTTGTTTCTGAGATGATGATACTTTGTGGAGAAGTTGTAGCCACATTTGGATCTTGCAATAACATCCCTTTACCCTATAGAGGACAGCCACAGTCAAATATTGATGTTTCTGCATATTCACATCTTCCTGAAGGGCCAGTTCGAAGCTCTGCCATTGTTAGAATAATGCGTGCAGCTGAAATTGATTTCAGGAAGCCTATTCGTCATGGGGTTCTTGGACTTCCCGGTTATGTTCAGTTTACATCACCCATCCGTAGATATTTAGATCTCCTTGCTCACTATCAG GTGAAGGCATTTCTTAAAGGTGAAACTCCACCTTTTTCAGCTGGTCAGCTAGAAGGGATGGCATCAATAGTAAATATGCAAGTTAGAGTTGTAAGAAAGCTCTCAGCCAGCAGTCTCCGGTATTGGATAATAGAGTTTCTGAGAAGGCAGCCAAGGGAGAAAAAATATCGTGCATTGATCCTTAGATTCATCAAGGACAGGATTGCAGCCTTATTTGTAGTTGAG GTGGGACTTCAGGCATCTGCATGGGTGTCTATAGGATCTCAGGTAGGAGATGAAGTAGAAGTTCAAGTTGAAGAAGCGCATCCTCGCGATGATGTTCTTTACCTTAAGGAGGTTCTTAGAAACTGA
- the LOC107889683 gene encoding ribonuclease II, chloroplastic/mitochondrial isoform X2 translates to MMAVRAVNGGSLFRTAASPPLLTFGCRFRQFSSLPFRRNTELGLRFPFFCCGNQFLGYGGGLSRSVHSLVDCVMEELTAWRSRRRIRATVKLTTSGELLEDKLVNQEIEKGLLLEFKKDSDRVLLGVAQRPDGKKNWMVYDQNGVTSSIRPQQITYIVPGVENFDHAEISKFLQKAQENLDPTLLEIAWVELLEKNASVTAEELAEMIFGSSEPLASYCAHLLLSKDEVYFTVLATKGSRAIYGPRPTGQVEELLHKKLAKDAAEKELQDFVQLIVSAKAKPALAKPPKSSWMVDEKIQYKIESLEAYAIDACKSDEQRKTAGMILKAMGLTKTASSALNLLINIGYFPVHVNLDLLKLNILTDHSDEIIAAAESLLSDSSDSDEMNREDLTHLKVYAIDVDEADELDDALSATKLQDGRMKIWIHVADPARYVEPGSMVDREALRRGTSVFLPTGTYPMFPEKLAMEGMSLKQGELCNAVSVSVILHSDGSIAEYSVQNSIIKPTYMLTYESATELLHLNLEEEAELKILSEAAALRLKWRRQQGAIDTSTLEACIKVVNPEDLEPSINLYVENQADPAMRLVSEMMILCGEVVATFGSCNNIPLPYRGQPQSNIDVSAYSHLPEGPVRSSAIVRIMRAAEIDFRKPIRHGVLGLPGYVQFTSPIRRYLDLLAHYQVKAFLKGETPPFSAGQLEGMASIVNMQVRVVRKLSASSLRYWIIEFLRRQPREKKYRALILRFIKDRIAALFVVEVGLQASAWVSIGSQVGDEVEVQVEEAHPRDDVLYLKEVLRN, encoded by the exons ATGATGGCTGTTCGCGCCGTCAACGGTGGTTCTTTGTTTCGTACCGCCGCTTCGCCTCCTCTGTTGACGTTTGGCTGCCGGTTCCGCCAATTCAGCTCCTTACCGTTTCGCCGAAACACTGAGTTAGGGCTTcgatttccttttttttgttgCGGGAATCAGTTTCTAGGATATGGCGGTGGCCTTTCGCGTTCGGTTCATAGTCTCGTTGATTGCGTCATGGAAGAGCTAACAGCTTGGCGCAGTCGCAGAAGAATTCGCGCCACTGTCAA gCTAACGACTAGTGGTGAGCTTCTTGAAGATAAACTTGTCAATCAAGAAATAGAAAAGGGATTGCTGCTGGAGTTTAAGAAGGATTCAGATAGGGTATTGCTCGGAGTTGCTCAGAGGCCTGATGGAAAGAAGAACTGGATGGTGTACGATCAG AATGGTGTCACATCATCTATCAGACCACAACAAATTACATATATTGTTCCAGGTGTAGAAAATTTTGATCATGCTGAGATCTCAAAATTTCTCCAAAAAGCTCAGGAAAACTTG GACCCAACATTGCTTGAGATTGCTTGGGTTGAGCTTCTTGAAAAGAATGCGTCAGTGACAGCAGAAGAATTGGCTGAG ATGATATTTGGTAGTTCAGAGCCTCTTGCGAGCTATTGTGCCCATCTTTTGCTATCAAAAGATGAAGTGTACTTCACTGTGCTTGCAACAAAGGGTTCTCGTGCGATTTATGGGCCTCGACCAACAGGACAA GTGGAAGAACTTTTACACAAGAAGCTTGCCAAGGATGCCGCTGAGAAAGAACTTCAGGACTTTGTACAATTAATTGTCTCTGCTAAAGCAAAGCCTGCACTTGCTAAACCTCCCAAATCTTCCTGGATGGTGGATGAGAAAATCCAATACAAAATTGAATCCCTTGAAGCATATGCCATTGATGCCTGCAAAAGTGATGAGCAAAGGAAAACTGCTGGAATG ATCCTGAAGGCAATGGGACTAACAAAAACAGCATCCTCTGCACTAAACCTTCTCATAAACATTGGTTATTTTCCTGTGCATGTCAATCTTGATCTGTTAAAGTTAAACATTCTTACAGATCATTCTGATGAGATTATAGCTGCTGCTGAAAGTCTTCTGTCTGATTCATCTGACTCAGATGAG ATGAACAGAGAGGATCTTACTCATTTGAAGGTTTATGCTATTGATGTTGATGAGGCTGATGAG CTTGATGATGCCTTAAGTGCAACAAAGTTGCAAGATGGCCGTATGAAAATATGGATACATGTTGCAGATCCAGCTAGATATGTTGAACCTGGGAGCATGGTAGACAG GGAAGCACTGAGAAGAGGAACCTCTGTTTTCTTGCCAACTGGCACTTATCCTATGTTTCCTGAGAAACTTGCTATGGAGGGAATGAGTTTGAAACAAGGAGAACTTTGCAATGCGGTCAGTGTCTCTGTTATCCTGCACTCTGATGGCAG CATTGCAGAGTATTCAGTTCAAAACTCGATTATTAAACCAACTTATATGCTGACCTATGAGAGTGCAACTGAGCTGCTTCATTTGAACCTGGAAGAGGAGGCTGAACTGAAGATTCTATCTGAAGCAGCTGCTCTAAGGTTAAAGTGGCGTCGCCAGCAG GGTGCAATTGATACATCCACCCTAGAAGCTTGCATTAAAGTAGTTAACCCAGAAGACCTTGAACCATCAATCAATCTTTATGTTGAAAACCAAGCAGACCCTGCAATGCGGCTTGTTTCTGAGATGATGATACTTTGTGGAGAAGTTGTAGCCACATTTGGATCTTGCAATAACATCCCTTTACCCTATAGAGGACAGCCACAGTCAAATATTGATGTTTCTGCATATTCACATCTTCCTGAAGGGCCAGTTCGAAGCTCTGCCATTGTTAGAATAATGCGTGCAGCTGAAATTGATTTCAGGAAGCCTATTCGTCATGGGGTTCTTGGACTTCCCGGTTATGTTCAGTTTACATCACCCATCCGTAGATATTTAGATCTCCTTGCTCACTATCAG GTGAAGGCATTTCTTAAAGGTGAAACTCCACCTTTTTCAGCTGGTCAGCTAGAAGGGATGGCATCAATAGTAAATATGCAAGTTAGAGTTGTAAGAAAGCTCTCAGCCAGCAGTCTCCGGTATTGGATAATAGAGTTTCTGAGAAGGCAGCCAAGGGAGAAAAAATATCGTGCATTGATCCTTAGATTCATCAAGGACAGGATTGCAGCCTTATTTGTAGTTGAG GTGGGACTTCAGGCATCTGCATGGGTGTCTATAGGATCTCAGGTAGGAGATGAAGTAGAAGTTCAAGTTGAAGAAGCGCATCCTCGCGATGATGTTCTTTACCTTAAGGAGGTTCTTAGAAACTGA